A stretch of Fundicoccus culcitae DNA encodes these proteins:
- a CDS encoding beta-glucoside-specific PTS transporter subunit IIABC produces the protein MADNRELAKFILEQVGGEENVTSLIHCATRLRFQLRDESIVNEEALKNHANILTAQLKGGQYQVVIGNNVRKVYDEILAISRIAGDGGANLDPDEETNKDTNVLSNVFKYISGTLSPLVPVLAGSGMIKAVLAILNLFSWWNPESSTAMVLNAASNGLFYFFPIFVAVSAGKYLKVNPYVAGVIGAALMEPSFTSLMTASGDIDFFGIPLLVSDYSQTVFPMLVAIAVYAPLERFLKKHVPDTVQLFLVPMLSLLIMVPLTALVFGPFSQYLSSIIATVIVALLDFSSVLTGIILGAAWPFMVILGVHLGTIPIMLDNLARGGDPVNPITAGATFAQMGIAFGVFLRYRNNKDLRSLSLSSTLSGLLAGVTEPILYGIILRYKRLVPIMVIASAVGGGLSGLFGVVMTSFSFNSILTIPNYSPTLQYVIAIGAAFLVGAVLTFIFGIGETEPSEASQTTETITSLTDNTFPVVLKKPLKGQTIPLSQVNDPVFSSGAMGKGVAIHPTEGKLYAPVEGEIILLAETKHAIGIKTAQGLEILIHIGLDTVELEGKPFIVHVKQGDIIQQGDLLIEFDIEAIQAAGKETVTPVLITNPDAFEDIQLNEQAADDADILIVNK, from the coding sequence ATGGCTGATAATCGGGAACTGGCTAAATTTATTTTGGAACAAGTTGGTGGAGAAGAAAATGTGACGTCACTGATTCATTGCGCAACACGTCTACGCTTTCAATTGAGAGACGAGTCAATTGTTAATGAAGAAGCTCTGAAGAACCATGCAAATATCCTTACAGCCCAATTAAAGGGTGGTCAATATCAAGTTGTAATAGGCAATAACGTTCGCAAAGTCTATGACGAAATCCTTGCCATCTCACGCATCGCAGGCGATGGTGGCGCTAATCTCGATCCTGACGAAGAAACCAACAAAGACACTAATGTCTTATCAAATGTATTCAAATATATTTCCGGAACACTCTCCCCACTTGTACCTGTCTTAGCAGGTTCGGGTATGATCAAAGCCGTCTTAGCCATTTTAAATTTATTTTCATGGTGGAATCCTGAAAGTTCAACCGCTATGGTCTTGAACGCAGCCTCAAATGGTTTGTTCTACTTCTTTCCTATCTTTGTAGCTGTTTCAGCCGGTAAGTATTTAAAAGTTAATCCTTATGTAGCTGGGGTTATCGGTGCGGCTCTAATGGAGCCAAGTTTTACCAGTCTGATGACCGCCAGTGGGGATATTGATTTCTTTGGTATTCCTTTATTAGTTTCTGATTATTCTCAAACCGTGTTTCCGATGTTAGTAGCGATAGCCGTTTATGCACCGCTTGAACGTTTCTTGAAAAAACATGTGCCAGATACCGTTCAATTATTCCTAGTCCCTATGTTGAGTCTTTTAATTATGGTACCTTTAACGGCCTTAGTCTTTGGTCCATTCTCACAATATCTGTCAAGTATCATCGCAACGGTTATTGTCGCACTCTTAGATTTCTCTTCCGTCCTAACGGGTATTATTCTGGGTGCAGCTTGGCCATTCATGGTTATTCTAGGGGTTCACTTAGGAACGATCCCAATTATGTTAGATAATCTAGCGCGGGGAGGCGATCCAGTCAATCCAATTACAGCGGGAGCAACCTTTGCGCAAATGGGAATCGCTTTTGGGGTCTTTCTACGTTACCGTAATAACAAAGACTTACGCTCATTATCCTTGTCATCAACCTTATCTGGTTTGTTAGCTGGGGTAACAGAGCCTATCTTATACGGAATTATTTTACGCTATAAACGCTTAGTGCCAATCATGGTGATTGCATCTGCTGTTGGTGGTGGCTTGTCCGGTCTATTCGGTGTTGTGATGACCAGTTTCTCATTCAATAGTATCCTAACCATTCCAAACTACAGCCCAACGCTGCAATATGTCATTGCGATTGGGGCAGCCTTTTTAGTCGGTGCTGTACTAACCTTTATTTTTGGGATTGGTGAAACGGAACCGTCTGAAGCATCACAAACCACTGAGACCATCACAAGCCTCACGGATAATACCTTTCCTGTCGTCCTTAAAAAGCCCCTTAAAGGTCAAACCATTCCGCTTAGTCAAGTCAATGATCCAGTGTTTTCATCAGGAGCTATGGGTAAAGGGGTAGCGATTCATCCGACTGAGGGCAAACTGTATGCACCTGTTGAGGGTGAAATCATCTTGCTAGCAGAAACGAAACATGCCATCGGCATTAAAACAGCCCAGGGCTTAGAAATTTTAATCCACATCGGTCTGGATACAGTCGAATTAGAAGGGAAACCTTTTATCGTCCATGTTAAACAAGGCGATATAATTCAGCAGGGAGATTTATTAATTGAATTTGACATCGAAGCGATCCAAGCCGCCGGCAAAGAAACGGTCACTCCGGTATTAATTACCAACCCAGACGCTTTTGAAGATATCCAACTGAACGAACAGGCAGCCGACGACGCCGATATTTTAATCGTTAATAAATAA
- a CDS encoding GntR family transcriptional regulator — translation MPKYISIAKAILRYIQDNELEADDKLPSIQVLAEQFDVNKNTIVSALNDLERQGVIYQVRGSGVYVRGNNRKGYINLLNLNGFNSILSQFNIDSKVIGFELMEANEEIAENLKFDLSREDEEHRVYRVYRIRYIEGRPFCVEESFYAKAIIPYLSEDIASGSIFKYISQDLNIDIGYADHYFRVAQLSQEHAEYLNLKKGDPSFYLESVMHLTNGKPFDFSKIVYHYQEAQFFVQGTNTQMGY, via the coding sequence ATGCCAAAATATATTTCAATTGCAAAAGCGATTTTACGGTACATTCAAGACAATGAGTTGGAGGCTGACGATAAGTTGCCGAGCATTCAGGTTTTGGCTGAGCAGTTTGACGTGAATAAAAATACGATTGTGTCTGCTTTAAATGATTTGGAGCGGCAAGGTGTGATTTATCAGGTGCGGGGTTCGGGGGTTTATGTTAGGGGGAATAATCGCAAGGGGTACATTAATCTTTTGAATTTAAATGGCTTTAATTCGATTTTGAGTCAGTTTAATATTGATTCGAAGGTGATTGGTTTTGAGTTGATGGAGGCCAACGAGGAGATTGCGGAGAATCTTAAGTTTGATTTAAGTCGTGAGGATGAGGAGCATCGGGTGTATCGGGTGTATCGGATTCGCTATATTGAGGGGCGTCCGTTTTGTGTGGAGGAATCGTTCTATGCCAAGGCGATTATTCCGTATTTGAGCGAGGATATCGCTTCGGGTTCGATTTTTAAGTATATTAGCCAGGACCTGAACATTGATATTGGGTATGCAGATCATTATTTCCGGGTGGCGCAGCTAAGTCAAGAGCATGCGGAGTATTTGAATTTGAAAAAAGGGGATCCTTCGTTTTACCTCGAGTCGGTGATGCATTTAACCAATGGCAAGCCGTTTGATTTTTCAAAAATTGTGTACCATTACCAGGAAGCCCAGTTTTTTGTGCAAGGGACGAATACGCAGATGGGGTATTAG
- a CDS encoding DeoR/GlpR family DNA-binding transcription regulator produces MLTEERHRIIRSLLMNDSVVKLQDIMDATDASESTVRRDLSQLEESGELVRIHGGAKRIFTVEYEPSVREKIGQFTDEKDRIGRYAASLVEANAFIYIDAGTTTMAMIPYIQALGITVVTNGLEIASELANRDIQTILLGGQVKPKTYAMIGSDTQKQLKQYRFSKAFIGTNGIDSQYGFTTPDIEEANIKQMAINQANQAYILSDSSKFEKVSFCKIVELDDATIITNQLEASTKDKYEKYTKVKEV; encoded by the coding sequence ATGCTTACAGAAGAGCGGCACCGGATAATTCGAAGTTTGTTGATGAATGATTCGGTCGTGAAGTTGCAAGATATTATGGATGCGACGGATGCTTCAGAGTCGACGGTTCGAAGGGACTTATCGCAGCTGGAGGAAAGTGGAGAACTTGTTCGAATTCATGGGGGAGCCAAGCGGATTTTTACGGTTGAATATGAGCCAAGTGTGAGAGAGAAGATAGGGCAGTTTACGGATGAGAAGGATCGGATTGGTCGGTATGCAGCGTCATTGGTTGAAGCGAATGCTTTTATTTATATTGATGCTGGGACGACGACGATGGCGATGATTCCTTATATACAAGCATTGGGGATTACAGTGGTGACAAATGGGTTGGAAATTGCGAGTGAATTAGCTAATCGAGATATCCAAACAATTTTGCTGGGTGGTCAAGTGAAGCCGAAGACGTATGCGATGATTGGGTCTGATACGCAAAAGCAATTGAAACAATATCGATTTTCAAAAGCGTTCATTGGAACGAATGGGATTGATAGTCAATATGGTTTTACGACACCGGATATCGAAGAGGCTAATATCAAGCAAATGGCCATTAACCAAGCGAATCAGGCGTATATTTTATCGGATAGTAGTAAATTTGAGAAAGTGTCATTTTGTAAAATTGTTGAATTGGATGATGCGACGATTATTACCAATCAATTAGAGGCAAGCACGAAAGACAAGTATGAAAAATATACTAAAGTGAAGGAAGTATAA
- a CDS encoding S9 family peptidase: MTPQQLNQQQQLLRGYLDMVQFRKPQWLDDDTIICISNENGVDQLWRINLSSHNLSPHHPVQHHPQPPTQLTHNENFISDYIIDRNNQRIFFTMSEGGNEQFHIYMLDETNRTTKISPAGDMVNYLGALRRTTSTTTSRTTPTTQLIYTSNQRDFANFDLTAYDTTTHQHTTLLENNDNYNFPTTLSPNNRYFIYQKLFSEEDQPLWLYDFDRQTAEPLFATQATYDKPVWKNDSTGFYFLTNLNHDFMYIAEYDLTTKTFQPTYTFNWDVENISLSPDGQHLAALINADGLSQLKLFDTTDMTELPIANQPQGVMAYYDTLDWSPDSQRLLFTFSSGAQPLSVLYLDLPTQTFKTILKNTLINTAVEPVLKHYTSFDGLTIPYWLYIPQGMPAKNLPMVIEIHGGPEFQERAIFNEYIQYMLANGMAVAAPNVRGSTGYGKAYEQLDNVEKRLDSVKDIEYLVKELIAKQTADPEKILVSGTSYGGFMSLSSAARFPDLFCGAVDNVGMFNLVSFLENTSSYRRAHRESEYGTLAHDREVLYQVSPISAVDNIKGPLMVIHGANDARVPVDEAEQLVGYLLKKAVDVTYLRYEDEGHVLQKRANKLDCYPQVIDFIKACMNLSF, translated from the coding sequence ATGACACCACAACAACTAAACCAGCAACAACAATTGCTACGAGGCTATCTCGACATGGTCCAATTCAGAAAGCCGCAATGGCTTGACGACGACACCATCATCTGCATCAGTAACGAAAACGGGGTGGACCAACTTTGGCGCATCAACCTATCGTCGCACAACCTATCGCCGCACCACCCAGTGCAGCACCACCCCCAACCACCAACCCAACTCACTCATAACGAAAATTTCATATCCGATTACATCATCGATCGCAACAACCAACGCATCTTTTTCACCATGAGCGAGGGTGGCAATGAGCAGTTCCATATTTACATGCTAGATGAAACCAACCGTACCACCAAAATCAGCCCTGCAGGTGACATGGTCAATTACCTCGGCGCCCTACGCCGCACCACCAGCACCACCACCAGCCGCACCACCCCAACCACCCAACTCATCTACACCAGCAACCAACGTGACTTTGCCAATTTTGACCTGACCGCCTATGACACCACCACCCACCAGCACACCACACTACTAGAAAATAACGACAACTATAATTTTCCGACCACCCTGTCGCCCAACAACCGTTACTTTATTTACCAAAAGCTCTTCTCGGAAGAAGACCAACCCTTGTGGCTCTACGATTTTGACCGTCAAACCGCTGAGCCGCTGTTCGCCACCCAAGCGACTTACGACAAACCTGTCTGGAAAAACGATTCGACCGGCTTCTATTTCCTGACCAACCTGAATCACGATTTCATGTACATTGCCGAGTACGACCTGACCACCAAGACGTTCCAACCCACTTACACCTTTAACTGGGACGTTGAAAATATCAGCCTAAGTCCCGATGGTCAGCACCTTGCCGCCCTCATCAACGCCGACGGCCTTTCGCAACTCAAGCTCTTTGACACCACCGACATGACCGAGCTGCCCATCGCCAACCAGCCGCAAGGCGTGATGGCCTATTACGACACCCTCGATTGGAGCCCCGACTCGCAACGCCTGTTGTTCACCTTTTCGTCCGGCGCCCAACCGCTCAGCGTGCTATACCTTGATCTACCGACCCAAACCTTTAAAACCATTCTAAAGAACACCCTAATAAATACCGCTGTTGAACCCGTCCTAAAGCACTACACATCCTTTGATGGCCTGACCATCCCTTACTGGCTCTACATTCCGCAAGGCATGCCGGCTAAAAACTTACCGATGGTGATTGAAATTCACGGCGGACCCGAATTCCAAGAACGAGCGATATTTAATGAATATATTCAGTACATGTTAGCCAACGGGATGGCGGTGGCCGCACCGAATGTCAGAGGAAGTACGGGCTATGGCAAAGCCTACGAGCAACTAGATAATGTCGAAAAGCGCCTCGACTCGGTCAAAGACATCGAATATTTAGTCAAAGAACTCATTGCCAAGCAAACCGCCGACCCGGAGAAAATCCTGGTTTCAGGAACCAGCTATGGTGGCTTCATGTCGCTATCGTCAGCGGCTAGATTCCCTGACTTATTTTGCGGGGCGGTCGACAACGTTGGCATGTTTAACCTAGTCAGCTTCCTAGAAAACACATCGTCCTATCGCCGGGCGCACCGCGAATCGGAATACGGCACCTTAGCCCATGACCGTGAAGTCTTATACCAAGTATCGCCGATTTCTGCCGTCGACAACATTAAAGGGCCGCTCATGGTCATTCACGGCGCCAATGATGCGCGTGTGCCCGTTGATGAAGCAGAGCAGTTGGTGGGATATTTATTAAAAAAGGCAGTGGATGTGACGTATTTGCGGTATGAAGACGAGGGGCACGTCTTGCAAAAGCGGGCCAACAAGCTCGACTGCTACCCGCAAGTGATTGATTTTATCAAAGCCTGTATGAATCTGTCATTCTAA
- a CDS encoding NADH-dependent flavin oxidoreductase encodes MNKKYEKLFESVQLPNGRVLENRFVMAPMVVEGSSYEGDVQEDDLKYFARRSKSAGTLIAGAANVGPLGNAFGYGLSNKSDDQLEGLTQLATTMKADGATAIAQIFHPGREAKYSYKDEGKVYGPSDANYSFLPYPVTGLTAVQVEEFIGYFKDATRRSIAAGFDGVEIHGANHYLIQQFFSEISNTRTDQWGGSLEKRAAFPKAILKAVKEVVKDSGRIDFIIGYRISPEEIHGDNVGYTADEALYLIEELTNIGLDYIHTAQWGPEAYKTTSKRGQHQGQVINALVKDVIAGKAVLIGAGDVTSPDKALDALNYVDLVAMASAIIVEPDFVEKLKNGHEADINFDVAGRVEDLALPANFYLQAPPLKASGSIPAESIALLETK; translated from the coding sequence ATGAATAAAAAATATGAAAAGTTGTTTGAAAGTGTACAATTACCTAACGGCAGAGTGCTGGAAAATCGCTTTGTGATGGCGCCGATGGTGGTTGAGGGATCGAGCTATGAAGGGGATGTTCAAGAGGATGACCTCAAATATTTTGCGCGTCGTTCGAAGAGTGCCGGGACCTTGATTGCGGGTGCGGCTAATGTCGGACCGTTAGGCAATGCCTTTGGTTACGGTTTGTCCAATAAATCCGACGACCAATTAGAGGGCTTGACGCAGTTGGCGACAACGATGAAAGCAGATGGCGCAACGGCCATCGCCCAAATTTTCCATCCCGGCCGCGAAGCCAAATATTCCTATAAAGATGAAGGCAAAGTATATGGACCAAGTGACGCCAACTACAGCTTTTTACCTTACCCCGTCACAGGTTTAACGGCGGTGCAAGTCGAAGAATTTATCGGTTATTTCAAAGACGCTACCCGTCGTTCGATTGCGGCTGGCTTTGACGGCGTGGAAATCCACGGCGCTAACCACTACCTGATTCAACAATTTTTCTCAGAAATTTCTAACACCCGGACCGATCAATGGGGCGGGTCACTCGAAAAACGTGCTGCCTTCCCTAAAGCCATTTTGAAGGCAGTCAAAGAAGTGGTTAAAGACAGCGGGCGCATCGATTTTATCATCGGCTACCGCATCAGCCCAGAAGAAATCCACGGCGACAACGTTGGTTACACGGCCGATGAAGCCTTGTATTTGATTGAGGAATTAACCAACATCGGATTGGATTATATTCATACCGCCCAATGGGGTCCCGAAGCCTACAAAACCACCTCAAAACGCGGCCAACACCAAGGCCAAGTCATCAACGCCTTAGTAAAAGACGTTATCGCCGGCAAAGCCGTCCTGATTGGTGCCGGCGACGTGACGAGCCCCGACAAAGCCCTTGACGCCCTAAACTACGTCGACCTGGTCGCCATGGCATCCGCCATCATCGTCGAACCCGACTTTGTCGAAAAACTCAAAAACGGCCACGAAGCCGACATCAACTTTGACGTCGCCGGCCGCGTAGAAGACCTAGCCTTGCCGGCCAACTTCTACCTCCAAGCCCCCCCTCTAAAAGCCAGCGGCTCTATCCCCGCCGAATCCATCGCCCTTTTAGAAACCAAATAA
- a CDS encoding 6-phospho-beta-glucosidase yields the protein MSKLPKDFLWGGAIAAHQAEGGWDKDGKGPSVADVMVAGGVKGYREITDTVEADKYYPNHEAVDFYGHYKEDVKLFAEMGLKALRTSINWSRIFPMGDEAEPNEAGLQFYDDLFDELIKYNIEPVITLSHFEIPLHLAKEYGGFRNRKVVDFFVHFAETVFKRYKDKVKYWMTFNEINNMMDYESPVFLWTNVGVTIEEGENAQEVMYTAGHHALLASALAVKKSKEINPDFQIGGMVAYVPVYPLNSNPNNVMLAEEVMRMRYFFPDVMIRGYYPNYALKLFEREGLNIPILEGDEAILSEGTIDYLGFSYYMSTAVDVDSPVSDVKKVHGSVPHEVDNPYTTATDWGWTIDPVGLRYTLNRLYDRYQIPLFIVENGLGMVDTVESDGSIHDVPRMQYLGDHIEEIKKAVNEDGVDLIGYTPWGIIDIVSFTTGEMSKRYGMIYVDRDNDGNGSLQRSKKDSFYWYKKVIATNGEDLTID from the coding sequence ATGTCGAAATTACCAAAAGATTTCTTATGGGGTGGCGCCATCGCTGCCCATCAAGCGGAAGGTGGTTGGGACAAAGACGGCAAAGGGCCAAGTGTGGCGGATGTGATGGTGGCGGGTGGTGTCAAAGGCTACCGTGAAATTACGGATACTGTCGAAGCCGATAAATACTATCCTAATCACGAAGCCGTTGATTTTTATGGTCATTATAAAGAAGACGTCAAACTGTTTGCTGAAATGGGACTTAAAGCCTTGCGGACGTCAATTAACTGGTCAAGAATTTTCCCCATGGGCGACGAGGCCGAGCCAAATGAAGCTGGCTTGCAATTTTATGATGATTTATTTGATGAATTAATTAAATACAACATCGAGCCAGTCATTACCTTGTCGCACTTTGAAATTCCGCTACATTTAGCTAAAGAATATGGGGGTTTTAGAAATCGGAAAGTGGTCGACTTTTTCGTGCACTTTGCTGAAACCGTCTTTAAACGTTATAAAGACAAAGTGAAATACTGGATGACCTTCAACGAAATCAACAACATGATGGATTATGAATCACCGGTTTTCCTGTGGACCAATGTGGGAGTGACCATTGAGGAAGGGGAAAATGCCCAAGAAGTGATGTACACGGCTGGCCACCATGCCTTGTTAGCCAGTGCCTTAGCGGTGAAAAAAAGCAAAGAAATTAATCCGGATTTCCAAATTGGGGGTATGGTGGCCTATGTGCCTGTTTACCCCTTAAATTCAAATCCTAACAATGTGATGTTGGCTGAAGAAGTGATGCGGATGCGTTATTTCTTCCCGGATGTGATGATTCGGGGTTATTATCCCAATTATGCGTTGAAACTATTTGAGCGTGAAGGATTAAATATCCCGATTCTTGAGGGGGATGAAGCCATTCTGAGTGAAGGCACGATTGACTATCTAGGTTTCTCATACTATATGTCAACCGCTGTGGATGTTGATTCACCCGTTTCAGACGTAAAAAAAGTTCACGGTTCAGTTCCCCATGAAGTTGATAATCCATATACCACCGCTACGGATTGGGGTTGGACCATTGACCCGGTTGGCCTGCGCTACACCTTGAATCGCCTTTACGACCGCTATCAAATTCCGTTATTTATTGTGGAAAATGGTTTAGGCATGGTCGACACGGTCGAGTCGGACGGTAGCATTCATGATGTGCCTCGTATGCAATACCTGGGGGATCATATTGAGGAAATCAAAAAGGCTGTGAATGAGGATGGCGTTGATTTAATCGGCTATACACCTTGGGGAATTATCGATATCGTTTCCTTCACAACCGGAGAAATGAGCAAACGTTATGGTATGATCTATGTAGACCGTGATAATGACGGGAATGGTAGCCTGCAACGCTCTAAGAAAGATTCATTTTATTGGTACAAAAAAGTTATTGCAACCAATGGCGAAGATTTAACCATTGACTAA
- a CDS encoding oligopeptide ABC transporter substrate-binding protein, with protein sequence MLKNKLFTSAIIASMLGGTLSVPISAQENDTISFESSVTHAGDPIEGGTVHYALVGEAFAGVFNNMYFSMGVDGLVVSFFNPGLYGYDENFTIDNSGFADIVFDPDNKQVTVTIPEGTFWDDGEPLDIDDVIVPYYIVGHPDYTGVRYGIAFSNVVGMDEYNSGDTEDIAGLERIDDYTLRITYKDFTSSILQSGGGLSAYVEPEHILKDIPIAELEDSDQVRQNPVGFGPFKLVSIIPSESVTFEANEHYYKGKPNVDALVVDVVNPSQIVAELKAGNYDIATLPSDQFETFQDATNFTILGQEANFYNYIGFKMGVWDEAAGEVAYDPNRVLSNKSLRQAMAYAIDNDSIGSRFYQGLRFNANSHITPIFKTLYNADQEGYHYDPDKSMALLAEAGFVDNDGDGFVEDLNGEPFTLGFAAPNTAEVSEVIAQYYLQAWAEVGINVELVDGNLMESNAFYERVEQDDPAIDLFQGAWTIGGDPNQYKFYGRDVFWNDSRFASDELDALHARLNSNETFDEAARIQAYHDWQAYMIDEIPLLPTLFAYSLTAVNNRVSQYDVSTGSDLDWTDIYLTADEPIAE encoded by the coding sequence ATGTTAAAAAATAAATTATTTACCAGTGCCATAATCGCTTCAATGTTAGGGGGCACCCTATCTGTCCCGATTTCTGCCCAAGAAAACGATACAATTTCCTTTGAATCCAGCGTGACACACGCAGGCGATCCGATTGAAGGGGGCACGGTCCACTATGCCTTAGTGGGCGAAGCCTTTGCAGGGGTATTTAATAATATGTATTTTTCGATGGGTGTTGACGGGCTGGTGGTGTCCTTTTTTAACCCAGGGCTCTACGGCTACGACGAGAATTTTACGATTGATAACTCGGGTTTTGCCGATATTGTTTTTGACCCGGACAACAAACAAGTCACCGTAACGATTCCTGAGGGCACTTTTTGGGATGACGGCGAGCCACTCGATATTGATGATGTGATTGTGCCGTATTATATTGTCGGCCATCCTGATTATACGGGCGTGCGCTACGGCATCGCTTTTTCGAATGTTGTGGGCATGGACGAGTATAACAGTGGCGACACCGAAGACATTGCAGGCTTGGAGCGGATCGATGATTACACCTTGCGCATCACCTATAAAGATTTCACCAGTTCCATTTTACAATCGGGGGGTGGCTTGTCGGCTTATGTTGAACCGGAGCATATTTTAAAGGACATTCCGATAGCTGAATTAGAAGACAGCGACCAAGTTCGTCAAAACCCGGTGGGGTTCGGGCCGTTCAAACTAGTGTCGATTATTCCGAGCGAGTCCGTGACCTTTGAAGCCAATGAGCATTACTATAAAGGCAAACCCAATGTCGATGCCCTAGTTGTTGATGTGGTAAACCCATCGCAAATTGTCGCCGAACTTAAAGCCGGTAACTACGACATCGCCACCTTACCGAGCGACCAATTCGAAACATTCCAAGACGCCACCAACTTTACCATCCTTGGCCAAGAAGCGAATTTCTATAATTATATTGGTTTCAAAATGGGCGTGTGGGATGAAGCCGCCGGCGAGGTTGCTTACGACCCCAACCGCGTTTTATCCAATAAATCTCTCCGCCAAGCCATGGCCTATGCCATCGACAACGATTCAATCGGCAGTCGCTTTTATCAAGGCTTGCGGTTCAACGCCAATTCACACATCACGCCCATTTTCAAAACGCTCTATAACGCGGACCAAGAAGGCTACCACTATGATCCAGATAAGTCGATGGCCCTTCTAGCCGAAGCGGGCTTTGTGGACAACGACGGCGACGGCTTTGTCGAAGACCTAAATGGCGAGCCATTCACTCTGGGCTTTGCAGCGCCAAACACCGCCGAAGTGTCCGAAGTCATCGCCCAATATTACTTGCAAGCCTGGGCTGAAGTCGGCATCAACGTGGAACTCGTCGACGGCAACCTCATGGAATCCAACGCCTTCTACGAACGCGTTGAACAAGATGACCCTGCCATTGATTTGTTCCAGGGCGCCTGGACCATCGGTGGCGATCCCAACCAATACAAATTCTATGGCCGTGACGTCTTTTGGAACGACAGCCGCTTTGCCTCCGACGAACTGGATGCCCTGCACGCCCGTTTAAATTCCAACGAAACCTTTGACGAAGCCGCCCGAATCCAAGCTTACCACGACTGGCAAGCCTACATGATCGACGAAATCCCACTCTTGCCAACCCTGTTCGCTTACTCCTTAACCGCCGTCAACAACCGCGTCAGCCAATACGACGTCTCCACCGGCTCCGACCTCGACTGGACCGACATCTACCTCACCGCCGACGAACCCATCGCCGAATAA
- a CDS encoding class I SAM-dependent methyltransferase: MKTDKTTSWDDRYSQEAYVYGEEANVFLQEKISLLETIDDVLCIAEGEGRNAVFLAEANKTVTAWDYSNEGLKKARKLAEKKQVTIKTEQVDLAHVEWEANQWDAVVNIHGHFNPQDRQRILQGVQRTIKLQGYYISEVYSTDQLRFKTGGPKNIAMLYDPIELLELFKGWRIIHFFVGETVRNEGAMHHGAGHVIQMIFQKI, translated from the coding sequence ATGAAAACAGATAAAACGACTAGTTGGGATGATCGATACAGTCAAGAAGCGTACGTCTATGGCGAAGAAGCGAACGTCTTTTTACAAGAAAAAATATCTCTGCTTGAAACGATCGACGACGTCTTGTGTATTGCTGAAGGCGAAGGACGCAATGCGGTCTTTTTAGCGGAAGCCAATAAAACGGTGACCGCATGGGATTATTCCAACGAAGGCTTGAAAAAAGCGCGCAAATTAGCGGAAAAAAAACAGGTGACCATAAAAACCGAACAGGTTGATTTAGCGCATGTCGAGTGGGAAGCGAATCAGTGGGATGCCGTCGTCAATATCCACGGCCACTTTAATCCGCAGGATCGCCAAAGGATATTGCAAGGCGTCCAAAGAACCATCAAGCTGCAAGGTTATTACATTTCAGAGGTCTACTCCACCGACCAACTGCGTTTCAAAACCGGCGGCCCAAAAAATATCGCTATGTTATATGATCCGATTGAATTATTGGAGCTATTCAAGGGTTGGCGCATCATTCACTTTTTTGTAGGTGAAACCGTTCGAAATGAAGGTGCGATGCATCATGGCGCTGGCCATGTTATCCAAATGATTTTTCAGAAAATTTAA